Proteins from one Triticum aestivum cultivar Chinese Spring chromosome 7A, IWGSC CS RefSeq v2.1, whole genome shotgun sequence genomic window:
- the LOC123150401 gene encoding pentatricopeptide repeat-containing protein At4g30700: MPSPGLPPPAAALLADVGALRRSYARLIALSSTLRHLDQVLAVCLASGHYTLDPAPATSLLVRYAALRAPPRQLLRLFRAVPNPDRFIRNALLRSLPSLRPDLLFPCPDSFSFAFAATSLNSSSSRGGIASGSASARALHGLAVAAGYAGDTFVASAFTKLYSTLSRGDDARRVFDAVPSPDTVLWNTLLAALSGSEAMEMFVRMVRAGSAQPDSTTLSSVLPAAAEVADVTMGRCVRAFGEKCGLAQDEHVVTALISLYAKCGDMECARHLFDRMVAPDLVAYNALISGYSVNGMVGSSVELFKDLVTLGLRPTSSTLVALIPVHSPFGHEQLTRCLHAYVVKAGFDANAPVSTSLTTLYCRLNDMDSARKAFDAMPEKTMESWNAMISGYAQNGLTEKAVALFQKMQALNVPPNPLTISSALSACAQLGALSLGKWVHKIISKENLELNVYVMTALIDMYVKCGSIAEARRIFDRMDNKNVVSWNVMISGYGLHGQGAEALKLYKDMLDANLLPTSSTFLSVLYACSHGGLVEEGRTAFRSMTSDYGFTPGIEHCTCMVDLLGRAGRLKEAYELISEFPKNAIGPGVWGALLAACMVHKDAELAKLASQKLFELEPENTGYYVLLSNLYTSKKQYSEAAGVRQEAKSKKLVKTPGCTLIELGDKPHVFMAGDRAHPQSDAINSYLEKLTTKMIEAGYRPDTEAALYDVEEEEKEHMVKVHSEKLAIAFGLLNTEPGTEIRIIKNLRVCLDCHNATKIISKVTQRLIVVRDASRFHHFRDGICSCGDYW; the protein is encoded by the coding sequence ATGCCTTCTCCCGGCctgccgccccccgccgccgcacTCCTCGCCGACGTCGGCGCCCTCCGCCGTTCGTACGCACGCCTCATCGCCCTCTCCTCCACGCTCCGCCACCTCGATCAGGTCCTCGCCGTCTGCCTCGCCTCCGGCCACTACACCCTCGACCCCGCCCCGGCCACCTCACTCCTCGTCCGCTACGCCGCCCTCCGCGCACCTCCCCGCCAGCTCCTCCGCCTCTTCCGCGCCGTCCCCAACCCCGACCGCTTCATTCGCAACGCCCTACTCCGCTCCCTCCCGTCCCTCCGCCCCGACCTCCTCTTCCCCTGCCCCGACTCCTTCTCCTTCGCCTTCGCCGCCACCTCGCTCAACTCTTCCAGCTCCCGCGGCGGCATCGCTTCTGGTTCCGCCTCCGCGCGCGCGCTGCACGGGCTCGCCGTCGCCGCGGGGTACGCGGGGGACACGTTCGTGGCGTCGGCCTTCACCAAGCTCTACTCCACGCTGTCGAGAGGCGATGACGCACGCAGGGTGTTCGACGCTGTGCCGTCTCCGGACACGGTCCTCTGGAACACGCTGCTCGCCGCGCTGTCCGGCTCGGAGGCCATGGAGATGTTCGTGCGGATGGTCAGGGCAGGATCGGCGCAGCCTGACTCGACGACGCTGTCATCCGTCCTGCCGGCAGCAGCGGAGGTTGCGGATGTGACGATGGGAAGGTGCGTTCGTGCCTTTGGGGAGAAATGCGGATTGGCACAAGACGAGCATGTTGTGACGGCGCTCATATCACTGTATGCCAAGTGCGGAGACATGGAGTGTGCACGGCATCTCTTTGACAGGATGGTGGCGCCGGATTTGGTTGCATACAATGCCTTGATCTCAGGCTACTCGGTTAATGGCATGGTTGGATCGTCGGTGGAGCTGTTTAAGGATCTGGTGACCTTGGGCTTGAGGCCAACCTCGAGCACGTTGGTGGCGCTGATCCCGGTGCACAGTCCGTTCGGGCATGAACAGCTTACTCGGTGCTTACATGCGTATGTTGTCAAGGCTGGATTTGATGCCAATGCTCCTGTATCGACATCACTTACCACTCTGTACTGTAGGTTAAACGACATGGACTCTGCAAGGAAAGCCTTTGATGCAATGCCTGAAAAGACCATGGAATCATGGAATGCCATGATATCGGGGTATGCCCAGAATGGTTTGACGGAGAAGGCCGTTGCACTCTTCCAGAAAATGCAGGCGCTCAATGTGCCACCAAATCCGCTCACCATCTCGAGCGCTCTGTCGGCCTGTGCACAGCTTGGAGCTTTGTCATTGGGAAAGTGGGTACACAAGATCATCTCCAAGGAGAACCTCGAGCTCAATGTTTATGTCATGACAGCGCTCATTGACATGTATGTGAAGTGCGGAAGCATTGCTGAAGCTCGCCGCATCTTCGACAGAATGGACAATAAGAATGTGGTCTCCTGGAATGTGATGATCTCTGGATATGGCCTCCATGGTCAAGGTGCTGAAGCTTTGAAGCTCTACAAGGACATGCTGGATGCAAACCTTCTTCCAACAAGCTCCACCTTCCTGTCAGTACTCTATGCGTGCAGCCATGGAGGATTGGTTGAGGAAGGGCGGACAGCCTTCCGGTCAATGACTAGCGATTACGGGTTCACTCCAGGTATCGAGCACTGCACTTGCATGGTGGATCTACTCGGCCGAGCTGGCCGGCTCAAGGAGGCTTATGAGCTCATCTCAGAGTTCCCCAAGAACGCCATTGGACCTGGCGTATGGGGGGCTTTACTTGCTGCTTGCATGGTTCATAAGGATGCTGAACTTGCAAAATTGGCCTCCCAGAAGTTGTTTGAACTAGAACCCGAGAACACTGGCTACTATGTGCTGCTCTCCAATCTGTACACGTCAAAGAAGCAGTACTCTGAAGCAGCTGGGGTGAGGCAGGAGGCCAAGAGCAAGAAGCTGGTGAAAACACCAGGGTGTACTCTAATCGAGCTAGGTGACAAACCGCATGTCTTCATGGCTGGTGATCGTGCTCACCCACAGTCAGACGCCATCAATTCGTACTTGGAGAAGCTAACTACAAAGATGATTGAGGCTGGGTACCGACCCGACACGGAGGCGGCATTGTACGACGTCGAGGAGGAAGAGAAGGAGCATATGGTGAAAGTGCACAGCGAGAAGCTGGCCATTGCCTTTGGATTGCTCAATACGGAACCTGGGACCGAGATCAGGATCATCAAGAACCTTAGGGTGTGCCTGGACTGCCATAACGCCACCAAGATTATTTCCAAGGTGACGCAGAGGCTGATTGTGGTTAGGGACGCGTCGAGGTTTCACCATTTCAGAGATGGAATTTGCTCCTGTGGTGATTACTGGTGA
- the LOC123150402 gene encoding pentatricopeptide repeat-containing protein At2g03380, mitochondrial, giving the protein MHAPSPRGAPPDAHSVEHLPHGHGGPLLHRLLPACATVPSLRALHARLLAHGLLHPLRARTKLLSCYAALGDLASARRVLDETPRPDPYTYRVAVGWHAAAGRHVEAVALHRGMRRRCPAAQGDVVLLSLALKASVRSADFRYGRRLHCDAVKAGGADGFVMNCLVDMYAKAGDLENARKVFDRILGRNVVSWTSMLSGCLQNGLAEQGLALFNEMREERVLPSEHTMASVLTACTMLGSLHQGRWVHGSAVKLGMVFNPFVTAAMLDMYVKCGQLEDARRLFDELGFVDLVLWTTMIVGYTQNGSPLDALLLFADKKFVRIVPNSVTIATVLSASAQLRNLSLGRLIHGMSVKLGVVQKDVVMNALVDMYAKCKAVSEANGIFERISNKDVVTWNSLIAGYVENDMGNEALMLFSQMRVQGSSPDAISVVNALSACVCLGDLLIGKCFHTYAVKHAFLSNIYVNTALLNLYNKCADLPSAQRVFREMNDRNSVTWGAMIGGYGMQGDSAGSIDLFNEMLKDNIQPNDVVFTSILSTCSHTGMVSVGKKCFESMAQYFNITPSMKHYACMVDVLSRAGNLEEALEFIQKMPMQADISVWGAFLHGCKLHSRLEFGEEAINRMMVLHPGTPDFYVLMSNLYTSYGRWDKSLAIRRSMQERGLVKLPGCSSVGHENG; this is encoded by the coding sequence ATGCACGCGCCGTCCCCACGCGGCGCTCCCCCGGACGCGCACTCCGTCGAGCACCTGCCCCACGGGCacggcggccccctcctccaccgcctcctcccggCGTGCGCCACCGTCCCCTCCCTCCGCGCCCTCCATGCGCGCCTCCTCGCGcacggcctcctccaccccctccgcGCCCGCACCAAGCTGCTCAGCTGCTACGCGGCGCTGGGCGACCTCGCCTCCGCGCGCAGGGTGCTCGATGAAACCCCCCGCCCTGACCCCTACACCTACAGGGTCGCGGTCGGGTGGCACGCCGCCGCGGGGCGGCACGTGGAGGCCGTGGCGCTCCACCGGGGCATGCGGCGGCGGTGCCCCGCGGCGCAGGGCGACGTCGTCCTGCTCTCCCTCGCGCTCAAGGCCTCCGTCAGGTCGGCCGACTTCCGCTACGGCAGGCGGCTGCACTGCGACGCCGTCAAGGCCGGCGGCGCGGACGGGTTCGTGATGAACTGCCTGGTCGACATGTACGCCAAAGCCGGCGACCTGGAGAACgcacgcaaggtgttcgacaggaTCCTTGGCCGTAACGTGGTGTCGTGGACGTCCATGCTCAGCGGCTGCCTGCAGAACGGTCTCGCCGAACAAGGACTGGCGCTGTTCAACGAGATGAGGGAAGAGCGCGTGCTGCCGAGCGAGCACACGATGGCGAGCGTGCTCACGGCTTGCACCATGCTCGGCAGTTTACACCAAGGGAGATGGGTTCATGGGTCAGCggtcaaacttggcatggtatttaACCCTTTCGTTACCGCAGCGATGCTGGATATGTATGTCAAGTGCGGACAGCTAGAGGATGCTCGGCGGTTGTTTGATGAGCTCGGTTTTGTTGACCTTGTTCTCTGGACGACGATGATCGTGGGCTACACACAGAATGGGAGTCCTCTTGATGCATTACTTCTGTTCGCTGACAAGAAATTTGTGCGCATTGTTCCTAATTCGGTAACCATAGCAACTGTTCTTTCAGCTTCCGCTCAGTTGCGCAACTTGTCTCTGGGAAGGTTGATTCATGGGATGTCAGTTAAGTTAGGTGTGGTTCAGAAGGATGTGGTGATGAACGCGCTCGTTGATATGTATGCAAAGTGTAAAGCAGTGTCAGAGGCCAATGGGATATTTGAAAGAATTTCGAACAAGGATGTTGTCACATGGAATTCATTGATCGCTGGCTATGTTGAGAATGACATGGGCAATGAAGCTCTAATGCTATTTAGTCAGATGAGGGTGCAGGGTTCTTCTCCTGATGCCATCTCCGTAGTGAACGCCTTGTCAGCCTGTGTTTGTTTGGGTGATCTACTTATCGGTAAATGTTTCCATACTTATGCTGTCAAACACGCATTTCTGTCCAACATTTACGTCAACACTGCTCTGCTGAACCTGTACAACAAGTGTGCTGATCTCCCATCTGCTCAGAGGGTGTTCAGAGAGATGAATGATCGCAATTCTGTCACTTGGGGTGCTATGATTGGAGGTTATGGTATGCAGGGCGATTCTGCTGGCTCGATCGACCTTTTTAATGAAATGTTGAAGGACAATATCCAACCAAATGATGTGGTGTTCACAAGTATCCTTTCCACCTGCAGCCACACTGGGATGGTTTCTGTAGGAAAGAAGTGTTTTGAGAGCATGGCACAGTATTTCAACATCACTCCTTCAATGAAGCATTATGCATGTATGGTTGATGTGCTGTCCCGTGCCGGAAATCTGGAGGAGGCATTGGAGTTCATACAGAAGATGCCAATGCAAGCAGACATTAGTGTCTGGGGAGCTTTTCTCCATGGATGCAAGCTCCATTCCAGGTTAGAGTTTGGAGAAGAAGCTATCAATAGGATGATGGTTCTTCATCCTGGCACGCCAGATTTTTATGTGCTCATGTCCAACTTGTATACCTCCTACGGGAGGTGGGATAAGTCTCTTGCTATCAGGAGATCGATGCAGGAAAGAGGACTAGTCAAGCTACCCGGCTGCAGCTCTGTGGGACATGAAAATGGATGA